In Beijerinckia indica subsp. indica ATCC 9039, the genomic window GCGCAAAGGCTTGGTCAGATCGAGTTCGGACCCGTCTTCATCCTCGCCAAGTGTCAGACGCTCTTCGGCCGGGCCCGCCTCATCCGGCGCCTCTGTCTCCTCGGGCCAGTTTTCGCGCAAGGCCTCATAGAGATCGGCGAGCCCTTCGCCATGCTCCGCCGAGAGCGGGACGGGATCGCCAAGGCCGAGGTCAAACCCCTCGATCGCGCCCGCTGTGCCGACCCGGCCCTCCGCCTTATTGGCGATAAGCACCAGGGGCTTACCGGCACGGCGCACGAGCTGCGCGAAGAAACGATCTTCAGGCGTCAGGCCCACGCGCGCGTCGAACAAGAAGAAAATGCCATCGGCCTGTTCGATCGCCGCCTCGGTCTGCGCCCGCATGCGCCCGGAGAGGGTCTCCTCATGCCCTTCCTCCAATCCGGCCGTATCGATGATCTTGAAGGTCAGATCGCCAAGTTTGGCATCCCCCTCGCGGCGGTCGCGCGTGACCCCTGGCCGATCATCGACGAGCGCCAGTTTCTTGCCGACAAGGCGGTTAAACAGCGTGGACTTGCCGACATTGGGACGGCCGATAATGGCAATGGTCAGCATTATGGCTTGCCAGTCTCCGTCGAGGTTTTTTCAGGCGCGGGAACAGCTCCCGACGGGGTTTGCTCCTTGGTTTCCGGTTTGCTCTCGGGTTTGGGAGCGGGCGCGGGCTTGTAGGCGGGTTTGCCGGCCTGGACGAGACCCAGAAAAGCCTCGGCTCTTTGGCGCATGGAAGCAGGCGCCGCCGGATCGACCACGATTTCATCGAGCCAATGGCCGGCCGCATCGAAATCCTTGCGTTTCAAGGCGGCGAGCGCCAGAAGCTCGCGCGCCGAATTGCGAAAGGCGAAATCGCTTTTCGCCAGAGCCGCCGCCTTGTCCTCGAACACTTTCGGGTCGAGCTGATCGACCTGTAGATACAAGGCGCGCAGATGGGCAAGATCACGGAAAATGGCGGGATAACGCGAATCCTCGGCCAGAGCGGCATAGGCGCCCGCAGCCGCGACGGGATCAGACGCCACTGTCTCATCAATGGCCCGCAAACGGGCGAGCGTGGCATAGCCTTGCGGCGCCTCCTCGCTTAGAGTTTTGAGCGCGGCCAAGGCTTGCGCGCCTTCACCCTGTTGCGCCAAATCAATCGCCGCCTGATAACGCGCGCCCATCGCCTCGGCCTCCGCCAGGCGATGGCTGACCGTGATGCGCCACCCGACGGCCCCCGCGAGAATGAGCAGGATGACACCGCCGATCAGAAAACGAAACCGGCCAAGGAACTGAAGGATGCGCTCACGGCGGACATCCTCATCCACCTCGCGAAAAAAATCGGTCATGAATATCCTTGGGTTGAAAGGTCAATGTGGCGCATGGCCCGATCCCGCCATGGCCATGGCTCTCCCCGCCAGCTTGGTCCATGGGCGTTGATCGTGACATCGCCATCCCGGACCGAGCGGAAATCCCGCGATCGTCACGAGAGCCTGCGAAATCGATTACCCTTCCCGCCCGAGAGTTTCAACCTAAGTGGCGTGAAACCAAGCAAAAGCTTTAACTTTCTCATGATTACACCAAAGGTCGTGAAGAACGACCTTTGGTTCCTTTCTTGAATTTTCGCTTCTTCAAAGCGATGGCAAAAATTCGAGAGCGGTCCAACGGTCATTGATTATGACCGTTGGTATTACAGTTCCGGAAAGAGAAAATTAAGACGATCTCGTGAAATAGCCTCATTCTTTTCCGTATCGGCGGAGCTTAGTCCAAGCCGCACAGAGTAGATAATCGCTCAGAATATAAATAATTGCTCATCACGGCGCTTTTTAACAAGCGAGGCCCGCGCGAAGCGATGATTTGGCGCGCGCTGGCCTCATCGGCTGTCGGCGGCGGCTTCGCGGTCCTATGAAATAACGAAAATTTTTCAAAACCTTATCGCCTTTTTATGAAACCCAATGGGGCTCGAAAAGTTCCTAAAGTTAGGAAGAGAATATATTGACGCCTTTTAATTAGGATACTATCTAATCGCCATGGCCACATTTCGCTCCCTCCCTTCCGTCGCTTTGTTCGGCCAATTGGTCATTCGTGTCGGCCGCAACTGGCGCCGCGTTCTCGATCAAGTGCTCTATGCGGAAGGTCTGTCACAATCGACCGCTTTGCCCCTCATCATTCTGCTCAGGAGCGGCGGCATGCGACAGGGCGTTCTTGCCGATGAACTGGGCGTCGAAGGTCCCTCCCTCGTCCGTCTCATCGACATGCTGGAAGGTGATAAATTGGTGACGCGTCGCGAGGATGCGCGCGATCGCCGCGCAAAGCTCATCGACCTGACCGAGGCCGGGCATGAAAAGGCGGAACATATCGAACGTGTCGTCAAGAAGGTACGCCAGACCCTGCTCGGTAATGTCGACCCCGATGAACTCGACATTGCCACGCGGGTTCTTGAAGCCTTGGATATGGATTTGAGCGCGCTTCTGGCCAAGGAAGAGCTAGAGGCCTGATTTCGGAATCATCGCGGGCAAGCGCTGAAGAGTACAAGCCAAAAGACGAGCCGAGAGACGAGCAAGAACATGACGTCCCCATCATTATTTGAGGAACTCAAGGGCGCCGATTGGCTGTTTTCGCTGAAAACATTTCTGGCCGCCATGCTCGCGCTTTACGTCGCCTTCGCGTTCGACCTGCCGCGTCCCGCCTGGGCCATGGGCACGGTCTATCTGGTCTCGCAGCCTCTCGCGGGCCAGGTCGTCTCGAAATCCTTCTTCCGCGTGCTCGGCACTCTGCTCGGCGCCGCCGTCGCCCTGATCAGCGTCCCCACGCTCCAGTCCGCGCCCGAATTGCTGATCGTTGTGCTCGCCGGCTGGTGCGGACTCTGTCTTTATATTTCCCTGCTGGACCGGACGCCGCGCAGCTATGTCTTCATGCTGGCGGGTTATACCGCGTCGATCATCGGCTTCTCATCCATTGACGCCCCCGTTCACATCTTCGATGTGACCGTCGCGCGCTGTGAGGAAATCGTCATCGGCATCGTCTGCGGTACGATGGTCAACGGACTCCTGTTCGCGCGCCATATCGGTCCCCTCCTCGCCAAGAGGATCGACAATTGGTTCCTCATGTTGAACGACCTCGCGGCCCATTCGCTCGAAGGTCCCG contains:
- a CDS encoding tetratricopeptide repeat protein; amino-acid sequence: MTDFFREVDEDVRRERILQFLGRFRFLIGGVILLILAGAVGWRITVSHRLAEAEAMGARYQAAIDLAQQGEGAQALAALKTLSEEAPQGYATLARLRAIDETVASDPVAAAGAYAALAEDSRYPAIFRDLAHLRALYLQVDQLDPKVFEDKAAALAKSDFAFRNSARELLALAALKRKDFDAAGHWLDEIVVDPAAPASMRQRAEAFLGLVQAGKPAYKPAPAPKPESKPETKEQTPSGAVPAPEKTSTETGKP
- a CDS encoding MarR family winged helix-turn-helix transcriptional regulator; translated protein: MATFRSLPSVALFGQLVIRVGRNWRRVLDQVLYAEGLSQSTALPLIILLRSGGMRQGVLADELGVEGPSLVRLIDMLEGDKLVTRREDARDRRAKLIDLTEAGHEKAEHIERVVKKVRQTLLGNVDPDELDIATRVLEALDMDLSALLAKEELEA